The Ranitomeya imitator isolate aRanImi1 unplaced genomic scaffold, aRanImi1.pri SCAFFOLD_424, whole genome shotgun sequence genome segment GCACTGATTTCTAGTTCGCCATTGTGAACGCGGCTTCGGGTTTGTAGATGTTTtcgcctgattcatcatttgcaacaTTTTGAAAAAGATGCGACTTTTTGCTGTAAAAGATCAAACACGTTTTAAgacaggaaaaaaattaaaaatgtacaaAATTCATGAACCGTGTTTCGCCACTTTGATAAATTTGGCGGATTAAAGCTCGGCGAATGCCACAAgataaaaaaaagtgacaaaaagaaaCGCAAATGAAGAATCCGGCCCATAGTGTGAGACAGCACAGAGAGGAGAACATCCAAATATGTGCGTCTGGGTGAAAAAGCTTGAAAGTGGCAGGATTCAGTCCTAGGGAACCTCCGAGTGTTACACAAAGCTTTACAAGTTAATTGGAGGCTTTGCAGAATTTACGATTCACTGGAAGGTAAATATCAATTTCTAAAAGCTTCACTCTTCTGTGgtgtcgttgctcgggtgatctccgagtatgaatacatgtgaggaatgcctgcttgttcgggaattcccacatgtattcagcctggccagaggttgtaaatcatgctgctgaggtgatgaaaacgatatttccgagcaataacaaatactcggaggtcacccgagcatgctgtggaaaacccgagcaaggagtatactcgctcatcactacttatcttCTTGAGATCACCTGCTAATCCCAGAGGTTCACATACTTTTACGTCTCACAGGCGAGTGACATTGGTTCATTTCCCTCATTTAAGAACATCAGAAAGTGGAATATTTTTTACTTATTTGTTGGATTTGGTTCTTTGTTCACTTTTAGGAATTTTTGGAAAACTCTGATGAGTTTTAGGTCAAATATATGCACAAAtttggaaaattctgaagggttcacaaactttgaaGCGCCGCCATACAAGACGAGGAAAGATCTCCGATAGGCTGGATGGAAAGAACTTACCTCCTATGGATAATGTCACCATCTTGTCTCCGTGGCCCTTGGCGTTGGCGGCTCGGCAGAAGTACGATCCCTCGTCTTCATATGAGACGTTTCTTAGCGTCAGGTCTAGATTTCCTCTTGACCACTCCATGGACAATTCGATACGACCTGCGTATCGCGGATCCTGCTCCTCCAGATTTTCTTTTCCCTTGAGGCGTTTGTAAAGAATTAGATAGTCTTTGTTTTCTTTCTTCATCCAGATCATGGTCAAACCAGCGACATCGTCCACAAAAGAAGCGTGACAGGGCAACGTGACCGTGCCGTAGAGGGAGGGGGACACGGCTTTCTGCGATAGCGGGATGACACCTGCAAAGAACATGGACATTAAAGAGACTGAAATCAGCCCGTCACCAGCCTCCAACATCTCAGCGTCCTCCCACATCTCTCCATAGACCGGGTCCTCATGGACGGTGATAATGGGCGCTCTAAGGGGTGAAGTATCGTATAGGACAATAGTTGGAGGACTGTGACGTGGAGCCTTGTCCGGGGCCGAGCATGGGACAATAACGAGTCTTGGTAGGGCCAAGGAGAGAGGAGACTGGTCGGGATCTGCAGAACGCCTCTATTGCTTCATCACAGTCCAATGGTGTTCAGTGGTCGGTTCTTTGGGTATGGTTGTGGTTGGATATACAAGAAGAAGCTACTGAGGAACCAGTAGTGGTCAGTAATGGTCTGAGGTCATGGACATCATTGTCATCCTCATTTTTAAGTCCCTATCTCCTATGAAAGATGCCAGGAACCCCCAGATAGGAGCGGCCAAAAATGAAGAACTTGTTTTAAGAAACCCGAGTCATCGATATGTCTACCAAACGTTACTACAAAGACCATGTTACTATTGTGTCACGGGACTGGGAGAGAGGACTCGAGGGCTGTCTCCGGGCAGACGGTGTCACCTCGCTGGATGAGGCTACTGCCCAACCTAGAGGAATGCTATTAGACATCACAGAGGCTCCGGAGCTGGATGTGCAATGTCCCCGTAGAAGAAGACTTCCTAATGACATAGAGACTTATGTGCATAGCTGTAATAACTGGGGTCTGTAGaaaataagtgcaccccccggCTGTAAGATCTGGGGTCTGTagaaaataagtgcacccccaacATCACATGTCTAGAAGCAGGATCTCATTACCTGACAACCCCGGAGACAGGGTGCATAAAACCAAAAGAAGAGTCAGGGTCTGCAAGAGAAACGTAAGCTCCATAAGATCATCCACCACGGTGGCAGGATCCCAGTCATACCACAACTTCATCACAAGCTTTAACTTAGAATCAAAATGCCCCCAAAAGATTGAAACATTAAATAAAACAGTAAAAGTGTTCAAAGTAAAAAACATTTACATTGTCAATTGCTGACTGCTGGTGGTCCGACCACAGGGACCCCCAGCAACCATgtgtccaagctctcgccacctcctgtcgcttccagCTCATAAATATTTACAGAATCCGTAAttacctcaaccctcactctaccaaaatgcttgtgcatgccctaatcatctcccgcctggactactggaacatcctcctctgtggcctaccttctaacactctcgcacccctccagtccgtccttaactctgctgcccgactaattcatctctctcctcgctactcctccgcttcccctctttgcaaatctcttcagtggttcccattccctcagcgtatccagtttaaactactaacactgacctacaaagccatccacaacctgtctcctccatatatctctgaactaatctcccgatatcttccctcacgtgatctccggtcctcccaagacctcctactctcctccgcactaatccgctcctcacccaaccgcctccaagacttccccagactatcccccatcctctggaattctttggaccaacacgtccgactatcaaccacattcggatccttcagacggaacctgaaaacccatctcttcaggaaagcctacagcctgcactgaccccgctgtcgcctcatcactatcgaagctaccgcctcaccaacaccggagctaccgcctcaccaacaccgagctaccgcctcaccaacaccggagctaccgcctcaccaacaccggagctaccgcctcaccaacaccggagctaccgcctcaccaacaccggagctaccgcctcaccaacaacggagctaccgcctcaccaacaccgagctaccgcctcaccaacaccggagctaccgcctcaccaacaccggagctaccgcctcaccaacaccggagctaccgcctcaccaacaccggagctaccgcctcaccaacaccgagctactgcctcaccaacaccggagctaccgcctcaccaacaccggagctaccgcctcaccaacaccggagctaccgcctcaccaacaccggagctaccgcctcaccaacacggagctaccgcctcaccaacaccggagctaccgcctcaccaacacggagctaccgcctcaccaacaccggagctaccgcctcaccaacacggagctaccgcctcaccaacaccggagttaccgcctcaccaacactggagctaccgcctcaccaacaccggagctaccgcctcaccaacaccggagctaccgcctcaccaacaccggagctaccgcctcaccaacaccggagctcctgcaaccctcaacctactgtctccttccccataatcctgtagaatgtaagcccgcaagggcagggtcctcgtccctctgAATCAGTCCGTcactgttagtttactgtaagtgatatttgtattttgatgtaaccccttctcatgtacagcaccatggaatcaatggtgctatataaataataataacaataatgtgTCAGGTCTCGGGTGACTCGcacactccattcactgtctataggacggTCGGAGAACGCTCGGCTGGCTGTCAGTCCCATACACAATGAATGATGCGGGGGCCAAGCATGCGG includes the following:
- the LOC138654646 gene encoding putative butyrophilin subfamily 2 member A3 — encoded protein: MTLTLLLVLCTLSPGLSGVIPLSQKAVSPSLYGTVTLPCHASFVDDVAGLTMIWMKKENKDYLILYKRLKGKENLEEQDPRYAGRIELSMEWSRGNLDLTLRNVSYEDEGSYFCRAANAKGHGDKMVTLSIGDLDATYPTITLLTEQRQLKCLSTGVYYAPQIQWITPYGKDLSQYGSFNVTDLGDGRKKVESVLEHDIKAEEQVLCHIREGRLKRSTRGIISDGIHSVTVQG